In a genomic window of Canis lupus dingo isolate Sandy chromosome 35, ASM325472v2, whole genome shotgun sequence:
- the RBM24 gene encoding RNA-binding protein 24 translates to MHTTQKDTTYTKIFVGGLPYHTTDASLRKYFEVFGEIEEAVVITDRQTGKSRGYGFVTMADRAAAERACKDPNPIIDGRKANVNLAYLGAKPRIMQPGFAFGVQQLHPALIQRPFGIPAHYVYPQAFVQPGVVIPHVQPAAAAAASTTPYIDYTGAAYAQYSAAAAAAAAAAAYDQYPYAASPAAAGYVTAGGYGYAVQQPITAAAPGTAAAAAAAAAAAAAFGQYQPQQLPTERMQ, encoded by the exons ATGCACACGACCCAGAAGGACACGACGTACACCAAGATCTTCGTCGGGGGGCTGCCCTACCACACCACCGACGCCAGCCTGCGCAAGTACTTCGAGGTCTTCGGCGAGATCGAGGAGGCGGTGGTCATCACCGACCGGCAGACCGGCAAGTCCCGGGGCTACGGATTT GTCACCATGGCTGACCGAGCTGCTGCCGAAAGAGCCTGCAAGGATCCGAACCCCATCATTGATGGCAGGAAGGCCAATGTGAACCTGGCATACTTGGGAGCAAAACCCAGGATCATGCAGCCAG GTTTTGCCTTCGGTGTGCAACAACTTCATCCAGCCCTTATACAAAGACCTTTCGG GATCCCCGCCCACTACGTGTACCCGCAGGCGTTCGTGCAGCCCGGCGTGGTCATCCCGCACGTgcagcccgccgccgccgccgccgcctccaccACGCCGTACATCGACTACACCGGCGCCGCCTACGCCCAGtactcggccgccgccgccgccgccgccgccgccgccgcctacGACCAGTACCCGTACGCCGCCtcgcccgccgccgccggctACGTCACCGCGGGGGGCTACGGCTACGCCGTGCAGCAGCCAATcaccgccgccgcccccgggacggccgccgccgccgccgccgccgcggccgccgccgccgccttcggCCAGTACCAGCCGCAGCAGCTGCCGACCGAGCGCATGCAGTAG